In the Hordeum vulgare subsp. vulgare chromosome 7H, MorexV3_pseudomolecules_assembly, whole genome shotgun sequence genome, one interval contains:
- the LOC123410299 gene encoding RING-H2 finger protein ATL3-like: MSSPPTVSGAAADAATAGAPAQLAISNGVLLAAVIFLFMVVVFVFLLYLYAKRFLGANPMLHGAGTASSRFIFVGDSPFPRRGLPASVLSSLPVAVYGGGASPKTPGGQGRRSGRDALECAVCLSEVADGEKVRTLPKCAHRFHVDCIDMWFHSHDTCPLCRAPVGPDAADGLPRLPREDHATPEFPTNVLFWGTHDDVTNGGLGGMPPPPPPAPTPPIAAASTSSSASGRRKENLVIDIPSRATAVGAASSPATPLPASDLRSPMSARLRSLRRLLSRGKQAVVGATSSSSPRDIEQGLGAGRPPKTPPPSSN; the protein is encoded by the coding sequence ATGTCTTCGCCTCCGACGGTGTCTGGAGCGGCGGCGGACGCGGCGACggcgggcgcgccggcgcagcTGGCCATCAGCAACGGGGTGCTGCTGGCGGCGGTGATCTTCCTCTTCATGGTGgtcgtcttcgtcttcctcctctaccTCTACGCCAAGCGCTTCCTGGGGGCCAACCCCATGCTCCACGGCGCCGGAACGGCCTCCTCGCGCTTCATCTTCGTCGGCGACTCCCCGTTCCCGCGCCGCGGCCTGCCGGCCTCCGTCCTATCGTCCCTCCCCGTcgccgtctacggcggcggcgcctCGCCCAAGACCCCCGGAGGCCAGGGGAGGAGGAGCGGCCGCGACGCGCTCGAGTGCGCCGTGTGCCTCTCGGAGGTGGCCGACGGCGAGAAGGTGCGGACGCTGCCCAAGTGCGCCCACCGCTTCCACGTCGACTGCATCGACATGTGGTTCCACTCCCACGACACCTGCCCGCTCTGCCGCGCCCCCGTCGGCCCCGACGCCGCCGACGGGCTCCCCCGCCTGCCGCGCGAGGACCACGCCACGCCGGAGTTCCCCACCAACGTCCTCTTCTGGGGCACCCACGACGACGTCACCAACGGCGGCCTCGGGgggatgccgccgccgccgccgccagccccaacGCCCCCGATCGCCGCCGCCTCCACCAGCTCCTCCGCCTCCGGGCGCAGGAAGGAGAACCTGGTGATCGATATCCCATCCCGGGCAACGGCGGTGGGCGCGGCCTCGTCCCCGGCCACGCCGCTGCCGGCGAGCGACCTCCGATCCCCGATGTCCGCCCGGCTCCGCTCGCTCCGCCGGCTCCTGAGCAGGGGCAAGCAGGCCGTGGTGGGCGCAACGTCCTCCTCCAGCCCGCGCGACATCGAGCAGGGCCTCGGCGCCGGGCGCCCGCCCAAGACGCCGCCTCCGTCGTCGAACTGA